One part of the Scatophagus argus isolate fScaArg1 chromosome 12, fScaArg1.pri, whole genome shotgun sequence genome encodes these proteins:
- the limch1b gene encoding LIM and calponin homology domains-containing protein 1 isoform X8, which produces MRKEAEEAESPKRSIRDSGYIDCWDSERSDSLSPPRHGREDSFDSLDSFGSRSRQTPSPDVLVARGSSDGRGSDSESDGPPHRKMPDVRKDDMSARRTSISEPRTAMPFNQYLPNKSNQSGYVPTPLRKKKNDKEEGGRKSWSTATSPVGGDRPFSPNEIPSLDAPPGGSRRPSPTPPLTPQIQIQKEDQAIKDEEEGEHAASIPCTEIHAAGMRRSSDPVPCSLPQPHAEGRMEVNSEQSTPARSCSEELFHHSTPLAANATATRLVAASPVITSSKHLPAMEQEEAAAVKKGVTGVLLVADAERDEKRGRQTLTPPKPVTSPSPSHVLPVATATTAATDTGRQKGMARSENENQQGGTSWLDNSPLATFSRTRSVSDDSQSVSMIDMRGEEEAFLQPHSQVRHELMHNQYNKMKEEEDHWQDDLARWKNRRRSISQDLIKKEEERKKMEQLMSGEGCPSGRRRSIKTYREIVEDKERREEELRDAYRKARTPEEASTILQRYAQRFSISEAVLERLQLPKLLDRSISADPSFPCSPFPLSLSLSASPTTPDPFDMDPNGPMRYLRQQSAPAPKFTSTLEARIEEFPKDSSHQRPQIRSRSSEPPATRGLSPKPVPLLMPKPYLQSRPAAAEPWPSKVDGLLRVNGDVESVNTPTTPDSQGRESPPHFQASPSRHDSSTEEIPSSTASPTHGPHASTRGESPVSTKAKEAQDGTELAFKDAQEEKVTEHSSPPSRPTSLPSELQKPEECFRKTESQLGAAQQEDKSSAAAQQTPPAEAKKEQEKSENEVISNFVQSGVSTQQSQPVSSQASVLSSQETSTERENAPSLAAPATFGYHPPMEKTAEFANSIRSPLATSNPKLRWDFFTPPEDTEKECRGNVSVPARRGDRWSWDPDEERKRQERWQQEQERMLQEKYRREQEKLKEEWEKAQREVAEEERKYHEEERRILEETVTPLTPRSSALPSPSRGELSSSSEPQDTIVRSLADWERKQALLERQSRGSTEGVDWKQRKNDRTSDISTTDDSMKTGRSSMSQSSSQATVGHSLQNGQKLPPVQTKTSTPVRKPQEPTADSHRPSRPAGDRRIGPIDSNMGHNSSKPPAACPPPPDTLPPAPNRSVSGKKLCSSCGQPLGKGAAMIIETLSLYFHIQCFKCGVCKGQLGDTTTGTDVRIRNGLLNCHQCYIRSRSAGQPTTL; this is translated from the exons ATGCGAAAG gaggcagaggaggcagagagccCAAAACGCAGCATCCGGGACAGCGGTTACATCGACTGCTGGGACTCTGAGCGCAGCGACTCTCTCTCCCCGCCACGCCACGGCCGCGAGGACTCGTTCGACAGTCTGGACTCCTTCGGCTCACGCTCACGACAGACCCCGTCGCCGGACGTCCTGGTCGCCCGCGGCAGCAGCGATG GCCGCGGCAGTGACTCGGAGTCTGACGGTCCCCCGCACAGGAAGATGCCAGACGTCCGTAAGGATGACATGTCGGCGCGGCGGACGTCCATCAGCGAGCCACGAACTGCCATGCCCTTCAACCAGTACCTGCCCAACAAGAGCAACCAGAGCGGATACGTGCCCACACCACTCCGCAAGAAGAAGAACGATAAAGAGGAAGGAGGCCGCAAGAGTTGGAGTACTGCCACCTCCCCTGTAGGTGGAGACAGGCCATTCAG TCCAAATGAGATCCCTAGCTTAGACGCCCCACCTGGAGGGTCCCGACGCCCGTCCCCCACCCCGCCCCTTACACCCCAGATACAGATTCAGAAGGAGGACCAGGCAATTAAGGAcgaggaggaaggagagcacGCTGCCTCCATACCTTGCACTGAGATCCATGCAGCTGGCATGAGGAGGAGCAGTGATCCTGTGCCCTGTAGCCTCCCCCAGCCCCATGCAGAGGGCCGCATGGAGGTCAACTCTGAGCAAAG TACTCCAGCTCGCTCGTGCTCCGAGGAGCTCTTCCACCATTCGACACCTCTCGCGGCAAACGCTACTGCAACCCGCTTGGTTGCAGCGAGCCCCGTCATCACGTCCAGTAAACATCTACCTGCgatggagcaggaggaggcagcgGCTGTGAAGAAGGGAGTCACAGGTGTCCTGTTAGTCGCAGATGCTGAGCGAGATGAGAAGCGGGGCCGCCAAACCCTGACCCCTCCCAAACCTGTCACCTCCCCAAGTCCCTCCCACGTCCTTCCTGTGGCAACcgccacaacagcagcaaccgATACGGGCCGACAGAAGGGAATGGCaaggagtgaaaatgaaaaccaacaaGGAGGGACATCTTGGTTGGACAACAGTCCTCTAGCAAC ATTCAGCCGCACGCGTAGTGTGTCGGATGACTCACA GAGTGTCAGTATGATCGACATGCGTGGTGAGGAGGAGGCCTTCCTGCAGCCCCACAGTCAGGTGCGTCATGAACTGATGCACAACCAGTACAACAAaatgaaggaagaggaagatcaCTGGCAGGAT gaccTGGCCCGAtggaagaacagaagaagaagcatttCCCAGGACCTTAtcaagaaagaggaggagaggaagaagatggagcaGCTGATGTCGGGAGAGGGCTGTCCCTCTGGCAGGAGGAGAAGCATCAAGACTTACCGAGAGATAGTGGAGGATAA GGAGCGTCGTGAGGAGGAGCTGCGCGACGCGTACAGAAAAGCCAGAACCCCAGAGGAGGCATCAACCATCCTGCAACGCTACGCCCAGCGGTTCTCCATCAGTGAAGCAGTCCTTGAACGGCTACAGCTGCCAAAGCTCCTGGACCGCAGCATATCTGCTGATCCCTCCTTTCCCTGCTcacctttccctctctccctctcgctgtCCGCCTCCCCGACGACCCCAGACCCCTTTGACATGGACCCCAATGGGCCCATGAGGTATCTGCGCCAGCAGTCCGCCCCAGCTCCGAAGTTCACGTCCACACTGGAGGCGCGAATCGAGGAGTTTCCCAAAGACTCCTCACATCAGCGGCCTCAGATTCGCTCTCGCTCGTCTGAGCCTCCAGCCACTCGAGGCCTGTCGCCTAAACCGGTGCCTTTGCTGATGCCCAAGCCTTATCTTCAGTCCcggccagcagcagctgaaccGTGGCCCAGCAAG GTGGACGGTTTGCTCCGAGTGAACGGCGACGTAGAAAGTGTCAACACTCCCACCACGCCTGACAGTCAAGGGAGGGAATCTCCTCCTCATTTCCAGGCGTCCCCTTCCAGGCACGACAGTAGCACTGAAGAGATTCCCTCGTCCACAGCCTCACCGACACACGGTCCACACGCCTCAACCCGAGGAGAAAGCCCAGTGTCAACAAAGGCCAAAGAGGCTCAAGATGGCACAGAACTGGCTTTCAAGGACGCGCAAGAGGAAAAAGTCACGGAGCATTCGTCCCCACCCAGTCGGCCCACCTCGCTCCCATCG GAGCTGCAGAAGCCAGAAGAATGCTTTAGGAAGACTGAAAGCCAGTTAGGAGCTGCTCAGCAGGAGGACAAGTCAAGTGCTGCAGCTCAACAAACTCCACCTGCAG aagccaaaaaagaacaagaaaaaagtgaaaatgaagtgaTTTCCAACTTTGTTCAGTCAGGAGTCAGCACACAGCAAAGTCAGCCTGTATCTTCACAG GCAAGTGTTCTCAGTTCCCAAGAAACATCAACGGAAAGAGAGAATGCACCAAGCTTAGCTGCACCGGCCACATTTGGATATCACCCACCAATGGAGAAGACAGCAG AGTTTGCAAACAGTATCAGGTCTCCTCTGGCAACCAGCAACCCTAAATTACGCTGGGACTTCTTCACTCCGCCAG AGGACACGGAGAAGGAGTGCCGTGGAAAC GTGTCAGTCCCGGCCAGGCGGGGTGACCGCTGGTCTTGGGACCCGGATGAGGAGCGAAAGCGTCAAGAAAGGTGGCAGCAAGAGCAGGAGCGCATGCTGCAG gAGAAGTACCGGCGCGAGCAGGAGAAACTGAAGGAGGAGTGGGAGAAAGCACAGAGGGaggtggcagaggaggagaggaagtaCCACGAAgag GAGCGTAGGATACTGGAGGAAACTGTGACTCCTCTGACTCCCCGTTCCTCAGCCCTGCCCTCCCCCAGCCGAGGGGagctttcctcctcctcagagcCCCAGGACACCATCGTCCGTTCACTGGCAGACTGGGAACGCAAGCAGGCACTGCTGGAGAGGCAGTCG AGGGGTAGCACAGAGGGTGTGgactggaaacagagaaaaaacgACAGGACCAGTGACATCAGTACCACTGACGACAGCATGAAAACAGGCCGAAG CTCGATGAGTCAGAGCAGCAGTCAGGCCACAGTCGGTCACAGTCTCCAGAACGGTCAGAAACTCCCCCCAGTGCAGACCAAGACGTCGACCCCAGTGAGGAAACCACAAGAGCCCACAGCAGACAGCCACAGGCCCAGTCGGCCTGCAGGAGACAGAAG GATTGGTCCCATTGATAGTAACATGGGCCACAACTCATCAAAACCCCCTGCAGCATGTCCGCCTCCTCCAGACACACTGCCTCCAGCACCCAACAG GTCTGTCAGTGGGAAGAAGCTGTGCTCCAGCTGTGGGCAGCCGTTAGGAAAGGGGGCGGCCATGATCATAGAGACCCTCAGTCTCTACTTTCACATTCAGTGCTTTAAG tGTGGGGTTTGTAAGGGACAGTTAGGAGACACGACCACGGGGACGGACGTCAGGATCAGAAACGGCCTCCTCAACTGCCACCAGTGCTACATCCGCTCCCGCT CTGCCGGACAGCCGACCACATTGTGA
- the limch1b gene encoding LIM and calponin homology domains-containing protein 1 isoform X2, whose protein sequence is MASPVADIGPSHQHHPVTESAAHSAFQEAQKWIEAVTGRCFGDKDFRGGLENGILLCELLSSIKPGLVKKINRLPTPIAGLDNLSVFLRGCEELGLKGSQLFDPGDLQDTSTRPTAKGSDCSRKLKNVLITIYWLGRAANSCTSYNGPTLDLKEFEGLLSQMRKEAEEAESPKRSIRDSGYIDCWDSERSDSLSPPRHGREDSFDSLDSFGSRSRQTPSPDVLVARGSSDGRGSDSESDGPPHRKMPDVRKDDMSARRTSISEPRTAMPFNQYLPNKSNQSGYVPTPLRKKKNDKEEGGRKSWSTATSPVGGDRPFSPNEIPSLDAPPGGSRRPSPTPPLTPQIQIQKEDQAIKDEEEGEHAASIPCTEIHAAGMRRSSDPVPCSLPQPHAEGRMEVNSEQSTPARSCSEELFHHSTPLAANATATRLVAASPVITSSKHLPAMEQEEAAAVKKGVTGVLLVADAERDEKRGRQTLTPPKPVTSPSPSHVLPVATATTAATDTGRQKGMARSENENQQGGTSWLDNSPLATSVSMIDMRGEEEAFLQPHSQVRHELMHNQYNKMKEEEDHWQDDLARWKNRRRSISQDLIKKEEERKKMEQLMSGEGCPSGRRRSIKTYREIVEDKERREEELRDAYRKARTPEEASTILQRYAQRFSISEAVLERLQLPKLLDRSISADPSFPCSPFPLSLSLSASPTTPDPFDMDPNGPMRYLRQQSAPAPKFTSTLEARIEEFPKDSSHQRPQIRSRSSEPPATRGLSPKPVPLLMPKPYLQSRPAAAEPWPSKVDGLLRVNGDVESVNTPTTPDSQGRESPPHFQASPSRHDSSTEEIPSSTASPTHGPHASTRGESPVSTKAKEAQDGTELAFKDAQEEKVTEHSSPPSRPTSLPSELQKPEECFRKTESQLGAAQQEDKSSAAAQQTPPAEAKKEQEKSENEVISNFVQSGVSTQQSQPVSSQASVLSSQETSTERENAPSLAAPATFGYHPPMEKTAEFANSIRSPLATSNPKLRWDFFTPPEDTEKECRGNVSVPARRGDRWSWDPDEERKRQERWQQEQERMLQEKYRREQEKLKEEWEKAQREVAEEERKYHEEERRILEETVTPLTPRSSALPSPSRGELSSSSEPQDTIVRSLADWERKQALLERQSRGSTEGVDWKQRKNDRTSDISTTDDSMKTGRSSMSQSSSQATVGHSLQNGQKLPPVQTKTSTPVRKPQEPTADSHRPSRPAGDRRIGPIDSNMGHNSSKPPAACPPPPDTLPPAPNRSVSGKKLCSSCGQPLGKGAAMIIETLSLYFHIQCFKCGVCKGQLGDTTTGTDVRIRNGLLNCHQCYIRSRSAGQPTTL, encoded by the exons gTTCTAATCACCATTTACTGGTTGGGTCGAGCCGCCAACAGCTGTACCTCCTATAACGGGCCCACGCTGGACCTGAAAGAGTTTGAGGGCCTGCTGTCACAGATGCGAAAG gaggcagaggaggcagagagccCAAAACGCAGCATCCGGGACAGCGGTTACATCGACTGCTGGGACTCTGAGCGCAGCGACTCTCTCTCCCCGCCACGCCACGGCCGCGAGGACTCGTTCGACAGTCTGGACTCCTTCGGCTCACGCTCACGACAGACCCCGTCGCCGGACGTCCTGGTCGCCCGCGGCAGCAGCGATG GCCGCGGCAGTGACTCGGAGTCTGACGGTCCCCCGCACAGGAAGATGCCAGACGTCCGTAAGGATGACATGTCGGCGCGGCGGACGTCCATCAGCGAGCCACGAACTGCCATGCCCTTCAACCAGTACCTGCCCAACAAGAGCAACCAGAGCGGATACGTGCCCACACCACTCCGCAAGAAGAAGAACGATAAAGAGGAAGGAGGCCGCAAGAGTTGGAGTACTGCCACCTCCCCTGTAGGTGGAGACAGGCCATTCAG TCCAAATGAGATCCCTAGCTTAGACGCCCCACCTGGAGGGTCCCGACGCCCGTCCCCCACCCCGCCCCTTACACCCCAGATACAGATTCAGAAGGAGGACCAGGCAATTAAGGAcgaggaggaaggagagcacGCTGCCTCCATACCTTGCACTGAGATCCATGCAGCTGGCATGAGGAGGAGCAGTGATCCTGTGCCCTGTAGCCTCCCCCAGCCCCATGCAGAGGGCCGCATGGAGGTCAACTCTGAGCAAAG TACTCCAGCTCGCTCGTGCTCCGAGGAGCTCTTCCACCATTCGACACCTCTCGCGGCAAACGCTACTGCAACCCGCTTGGTTGCAGCGAGCCCCGTCATCACGTCCAGTAAACATCTACCTGCgatggagcaggaggaggcagcgGCTGTGAAGAAGGGAGTCACAGGTGTCCTGTTAGTCGCAGATGCTGAGCGAGATGAGAAGCGGGGCCGCCAAACCCTGACCCCTCCCAAACCTGTCACCTCCCCAAGTCCCTCCCACGTCCTTCCTGTGGCAACcgccacaacagcagcaaccgATACGGGCCGACAGAAGGGAATGGCaaggagtgaaaatgaaaaccaacaaGGAGGGACATCTTGGTTGGACAACAGTCCTCTAGCAAC GAGTGTCAGTATGATCGACATGCGTGGTGAGGAGGAGGCCTTCCTGCAGCCCCACAGTCAGGTGCGTCATGAACTGATGCACAACCAGTACAACAAaatgaaggaagaggaagatcaCTGGCAGGAT gaccTGGCCCGAtggaagaacagaagaagaagcatttCCCAGGACCTTAtcaagaaagaggaggagaggaagaagatggagcaGCTGATGTCGGGAGAGGGCTGTCCCTCTGGCAGGAGGAGAAGCATCAAGACTTACCGAGAGATAGTGGAGGATAA GGAGCGTCGTGAGGAGGAGCTGCGCGACGCGTACAGAAAAGCCAGAACCCCAGAGGAGGCATCAACCATCCTGCAACGCTACGCCCAGCGGTTCTCCATCAGTGAAGCAGTCCTTGAACGGCTACAGCTGCCAAAGCTCCTGGACCGCAGCATATCTGCTGATCCCTCCTTTCCCTGCTcacctttccctctctccctctcgctgtCCGCCTCCCCGACGACCCCAGACCCCTTTGACATGGACCCCAATGGGCCCATGAGGTATCTGCGCCAGCAGTCCGCCCCAGCTCCGAAGTTCACGTCCACACTGGAGGCGCGAATCGAGGAGTTTCCCAAAGACTCCTCACATCAGCGGCCTCAGATTCGCTCTCGCTCGTCTGAGCCTCCAGCCACTCGAGGCCTGTCGCCTAAACCGGTGCCTTTGCTGATGCCCAAGCCTTATCTTCAGTCCcggccagcagcagctgaaccGTGGCCCAGCAAG GTGGACGGTTTGCTCCGAGTGAACGGCGACGTAGAAAGTGTCAACACTCCCACCACGCCTGACAGTCAAGGGAGGGAATCTCCTCCTCATTTCCAGGCGTCCCCTTCCAGGCACGACAGTAGCACTGAAGAGATTCCCTCGTCCACAGCCTCACCGACACACGGTCCACACGCCTCAACCCGAGGAGAAAGCCCAGTGTCAACAAAGGCCAAAGAGGCTCAAGATGGCACAGAACTGGCTTTCAAGGACGCGCAAGAGGAAAAAGTCACGGAGCATTCGTCCCCACCCAGTCGGCCCACCTCGCTCCCATCG GAGCTGCAGAAGCCAGAAGAATGCTTTAGGAAGACTGAAAGCCAGTTAGGAGCTGCTCAGCAGGAGGACAAGTCAAGTGCTGCAGCTCAACAAACTCCACCTGCAG aagccaaaaaagaacaagaaaaaagtgaaaatgaagtgaTTTCCAACTTTGTTCAGTCAGGAGTCAGCACACAGCAAAGTCAGCCTGTATCTTCACAG GCAAGTGTTCTCAGTTCCCAAGAAACATCAACGGAAAGAGAGAATGCACCAAGCTTAGCTGCACCGGCCACATTTGGATATCACCCACCAATGGAGAAGACAGCAG AGTTTGCAAACAGTATCAGGTCTCCTCTGGCAACCAGCAACCCTAAATTACGCTGGGACTTCTTCACTCCGCCAG AGGACACGGAGAAGGAGTGCCGTGGAAAC GTGTCAGTCCCGGCCAGGCGGGGTGACCGCTGGTCTTGGGACCCGGATGAGGAGCGAAAGCGTCAAGAAAGGTGGCAGCAAGAGCAGGAGCGCATGCTGCAG gAGAAGTACCGGCGCGAGCAGGAGAAACTGAAGGAGGAGTGGGAGAAAGCACAGAGGGaggtggcagaggaggagaggaagtaCCACGAAgag GAGCGTAGGATACTGGAGGAAACTGTGACTCCTCTGACTCCCCGTTCCTCAGCCCTGCCCTCCCCCAGCCGAGGGGagctttcctcctcctcagagcCCCAGGACACCATCGTCCGTTCACTGGCAGACTGGGAACGCAAGCAGGCACTGCTGGAGAGGCAGTCG AGGGGTAGCACAGAGGGTGTGgactggaaacagagaaaaaacgACAGGACCAGTGACATCAGTACCACTGACGACAGCATGAAAACAGGCCGAAG CTCGATGAGTCAGAGCAGCAGTCAGGCCACAGTCGGTCACAGTCTCCAGAACGGTCAGAAACTCCCCCCAGTGCAGACCAAGACGTCGACCCCAGTGAGGAAACCACAAGAGCCCACAGCAGACAGCCACAGGCCCAGTCGGCCTGCAGGAGACAGAAG GATTGGTCCCATTGATAGTAACATGGGCCACAACTCATCAAAACCCCCTGCAGCATGTCCGCCTCCTCCAGACACACTGCCTCCAGCACCCAACAG GTCTGTCAGTGGGAAGAAGCTGTGCTCCAGCTGTGGGCAGCCGTTAGGAAAGGGGGCGGCCATGATCATAGAGACCCTCAGTCTCTACTTTCACATTCAGTGCTTTAAG tGTGGGGTTTGTAAGGGACAGTTAGGAGACACGACCACGGGGACGGACGTCAGGATCAGAAACGGCCTCCTCAACTGCCACCAGTGCTACATCCGCTCCCGCT CTGCCGGACAGCCGACCACATTGTGA
- the limch1b gene encoding LIM and calponin homology domains-containing protein 1 isoform X6, whose amino-acid sequence MASPVADIGPSHQHHPVTESAAHSAFQEAQKWIEAVTGRCFGDKDFRGGLENGILLCELLSSIKPGLVKKINRLPTPIAGLDNLSVFLRGCEELGLKGSQLFDPGDLQDTSTRPTAKGSDCSRKLKNVLITIYWLGRAANSCTSYNGPTLDLKEFEGLLSQMRKEAEEAESPKRSIRDSGYIDCWDSERSDSLSPPRHGREDSFDSLDSFGSRSRQTPSPDVLVARGSSDGRGSDSESDGPPHRKMPDVRKDDMSARRTSISEPRTAMPFNQYLPNKSNQSGYVPTPLRKKKNDKEEGGRKSWSTATSPVGGDRPFSTPARSCSEELFHHSTPLAANATATRLVAASPVITSSKHLPAMEQEEAAAVKKGVTGVLLVADAERDEKRGRQTLTPPKPVTSPSPSHVLPVATATTAATDTGRQKGMARSENENQQGGTSWLDNSPLATFSRTRSVSDDSQSVSMIDMRGEEEAFLQPHSQVRHELMHNQYNKMKEEEDHWQDDLARWKNRRRSISQDLIKKEEERKKMEQLMSGEGCPSGRRRSIKTYREIVEDKERREEELRDAYRKARTPEEASTILQRYAQRFSISEAVLERLQLPKLLDRSISADPSFPCSPFPLSLSLSASPTTPDPFDMDPNGPMRYLRQQSAPAPKFTSTLEARIEEFPKDSSHQRPQIRSRSSEPPATRGLSPKPVPLLMPKPYLQSRPAAAEPWPSKVDGLLRVNGDVESVNTPTTPDSQGRESPPHFQASPSRHDSSTEEIPSSTASPTHGPHASTRGESPVSTKAKEAQDGTELAFKDAQEEKVTEHSSPPSRPTSLPSELQKPEECFRKTESQLGAAQQEDKSSAAAQQTPPAEAKKEQEKSENEVISNFVQSGVSTQQSQPVSSQASVLSSQETSTERENAPSLAAPATFGYHPPMEKTAEFANSIRSPLATSNPKLRWDFFTPPEDTEKECRGNVSVPARRGDRWSWDPDEERKRQERWQQEQERMLQEKYRREQEKLKEEWEKAQREVAEEERKYHEEERRILEETVTPLTPRSSALPSPSRGELSSSSEPQDTIVRSLADWERKQALLERQSRGSTEGVDWKQRKNDRTSDISTTDDSMKTGRSSMSQSSSQATVGHSLQNGQKLPPVQTKTSTPVRKPQEPTADSHRPSRPAGDRRIGPIDSNMGHNSSKPPAACPPPPDTLPPAPNRSVSGKKLCSSCGQPLGKGAAMIIETLSLYFHIQCFKCGVCKGQLGDTTTGTDVRIRNGLLNCHQCYIRSRSAGQPTTL is encoded by the exons gTTCTAATCACCATTTACTGGTTGGGTCGAGCCGCCAACAGCTGTACCTCCTATAACGGGCCCACGCTGGACCTGAAAGAGTTTGAGGGCCTGCTGTCACAGATGCGAAAG gaggcagaggaggcagagagccCAAAACGCAGCATCCGGGACAGCGGTTACATCGACTGCTGGGACTCTGAGCGCAGCGACTCTCTCTCCCCGCCACGCCACGGCCGCGAGGACTCGTTCGACAGTCTGGACTCCTTCGGCTCACGCTCACGACAGACCCCGTCGCCGGACGTCCTGGTCGCCCGCGGCAGCAGCGATG GCCGCGGCAGTGACTCGGAGTCTGACGGTCCCCCGCACAGGAAGATGCCAGACGTCCGTAAGGATGACATGTCGGCGCGGCGGACGTCCATCAGCGAGCCACGAACTGCCATGCCCTTCAACCAGTACCTGCCCAACAAGAGCAACCAGAGCGGATACGTGCCCACACCACTCCGCAAGAAGAAGAACGATAAAGAGGAAGGAGGCCGCAAGAGTTGGAGTACTGCCACCTCCCCTGTAGGTGGAGACAGGCCATTCAG TACTCCAGCTCGCTCGTGCTCCGAGGAGCTCTTCCACCATTCGACACCTCTCGCGGCAAACGCTACTGCAACCCGCTTGGTTGCAGCGAGCCCCGTCATCACGTCCAGTAAACATCTACCTGCgatggagcaggaggaggcagcgGCTGTGAAGAAGGGAGTCACAGGTGTCCTGTTAGTCGCAGATGCTGAGCGAGATGAGAAGCGGGGCCGCCAAACCCTGACCCCTCCCAAACCTGTCACCTCCCCAAGTCCCTCCCACGTCCTTCCTGTGGCAACcgccacaacagcagcaaccgATACGGGCCGACAGAAGGGAATGGCaaggagtgaaaatgaaaaccaacaaGGAGGGACATCTTGGTTGGACAACAGTCCTCTAGCAAC ATTCAGCCGCACGCGTAGTGTGTCGGATGACTCACA GAGTGTCAGTATGATCGACATGCGTGGTGAGGAGGAGGCCTTCCTGCAGCCCCACAGTCAGGTGCGTCATGAACTGATGCACAACCAGTACAACAAaatgaaggaagaggaagatcaCTGGCAGGAT gaccTGGCCCGAtggaagaacagaagaagaagcatttCCCAGGACCTTAtcaagaaagaggaggagaggaagaagatggagcaGCTGATGTCGGGAGAGGGCTGTCCCTCTGGCAGGAGGAGAAGCATCAAGACTTACCGAGAGATAGTGGAGGATAA GGAGCGTCGTGAGGAGGAGCTGCGCGACGCGTACAGAAAAGCCAGAACCCCAGAGGAGGCATCAACCATCCTGCAACGCTACGCCCAGCGGTTCTCCATCAGTGAAGCAGTCCTTGAACGGCTACAGCTGCCAAAGCTCCTGGACCGCAGCATATCTGCTGATCCCTCCTTTCCCTGCTcacctttccctctctccctctcgctgtCCGCCTCCCCGACGACCCCAGACCCCTTTGACATGGACCCCAATGGGCCCATGAGGTATCTGCGCCAGCAGTCCGCCCCAGCTCCGAAGTTCACGTCCACACTGGAGGCGCGAATCGAGGAGTTTCCCAAAGACTCCTCACATCAGCGGCCTCAGATTCGCTCTCGCTCGTCTGAGCCTCCAGCCACTCGAGGCCTGTCGCCTAAACCGGTGCCTTTGCTGATGCCCAAGCCTTATCTTCAGTCCcggccagcagcagctgaaccGTGGCCCAGCAAG GTGGACGGTTTGCTCCGAGTGAACGGCGACGTAGAAAGTGTCAACACTCCCACCACGCCTGACAGTCAAGGGAGGGAATCTCCTCCTCATTTCCAGGCGTCCCCTTCCAGGCACGACAGTAGCACTGAAGAGATTCCCTCGTCCACAGCCTCACCGACACACGGTCCACACGCCTCAACCCGAGGAGAAAGCCCAGTGTCAACAAAGGCCAAAGAGGCTCAAGATGGCACAGAACTGGCTTTCAAGGACGCGCAAGAGGAAAAAGTCACGGAGCATTCGTCCCCACCCAGTCGGCCCACCTCGCTCCCATCG GAGCTGCAGAAGCCAGAAGAATGCTTTAGGAAGACTGAAAGCCAGTTAGGAGCTGCTCAGCAGGAGGACAAGTCAAGTGCTGCAGCTCAACAAACTCCACCTGCAG aagccaaaaaagaacaagaaaaaagtgaaaatgaagtgaTTTCCAACTTTGTTCAGTCAGGAGTCAGCACACAGCAAAGTCAGCCTGTATCTTCACAG GCAAGTGTTCTCAGTTCCCAAGAAACATCAACGGAAAGAGAGAATGCACCAAGCTTAGCTGCACCGGCCACATTTGGATATCACCCACCAATGGAGAAGACAGCAG AGTTTGCAAACAGTATCAGGTCTCCTCTGGCAACCAGCAACCCTAAATTACGCTGGGACTTCTTCACTCCGCCAG AGGACACGGAGAAGGAGTGCCGTGGAAAC GTGTCAGTCCCGGCCAGGCGGGGTGACCGCTGGTCTTGGGACCCGGATGAGGAGCGAAAGCGTCAAGAAAGGTGGCAGCAAGAGCAGGAGCGCATGCTGCAG gAGAAGTACCGGCGCGAGCAGGAGAAACTGAAGGAGGAGTGGGAGAAAGCACAGAGGGaggtggcagaggaggagaggaagtaCCACGAAgag GAGCGTAGGATACTGGAGGAAACTGTGACTCCTCTGACTCCCCGTTCCTCAGCCCTGCCCTCCCCCAGCCGAGGGGagctttcctcctcctcagagcCCCAGGACACCATCGTCCGTTCACTGGCAGACTGGGAACGCAAGCAGGCACTGCTGGAGAGGCAGTCG AGGGGTAGCACAGAGGGTGTGgactggaaacagagaaaaaacgACAGGACCAGTGACATCAGTACCACTGACGACAGCATGAAAACAGGCCGAAG CTCGATGAGTCAGAGCAGCAGTCAGGCCACAGTCGGTCACAGTCTCCAGAACGGTCAGAAACTCCCCCCAGTGCAGACCAAGACGTCGACCCCAGTGAGGAAACCACAAGAGCCCACAGCAGACAGCCACAGGCCCAGTCGGCCTGCAGGAGACAGAAG GATTGGTCCCATTGATAGTAACATGGGCCACAACTCATCAAAACCCCCTGCAGCATGTCCGCCTCCTCCAGACACACTGCCTCCAGCACCCAACAG GTCTGTCAGTGGGAAGAAGCTGTGCTCCAGCTGTGGGCAGCCGTTAGGAAAGGGGGCGGCCATGATCATAGAGACCCTCAGTCTCTACTTTCACATTCAGTGCTTTAAG tGTGGGGTTTGTAAGGGACAGTTAGGAGACACGACCACGGGGACGGACGTCAGGATCAGAAACGGCCTCCTCAACTGCCACCAGTGCTACATCCGCTCCCGCT CTGCCGGACAGCCGACCACATTGTGA